One window of Ralstonia pickettii DTP0602 genomic DNA carries:
- a CDS encoding flavohemoprotein (K05916: hmp, YHB1; nitric oxide dioxygenase [EC:1.14.12.17]) — protein sequence MLSAASRPYIDASVPVLREHGLAITTHFYREMFADRPELTQLFNMGNQANGSQQQSLASAVFAYGANIDNAAALAPVIERIVHKHASVGLTPAHYPIVGHYLLGAISAVLGEAATPPLLAAWDEAYWLLAGDMIAAEARLYQRTGVAAGELTPVRVIRREAQGEQVVALTLAAADGGPLREFRPGQYISVEALLDDGTRQLRQYSLSGESGLPTWRISVKREDGDQATPAGAVSGWLHANAHEGTELKVSAPFGDFTPALDGRRPLVLLSAGIGITPMLSVLRTLAAQGSQRQILFAHAARNGRHHAHRADVQWARERLPQLATHVSYEAPESGDVAGRDYDHAGTMPLTELLSQPDLQRFIDGRFYLCGPLGFMQALRHALVSTGVPVAHIEREVFGPDLLDDLL from the coding sequence ATGCTGTCCGCCGCTTCCCGCCCCTATATCGATGCGAGCGTCCCCGTGCTGCGCGAGCATGGCCTAGCCATCACCACGCATTTCTACCGCGAGATGTTCGCCGACCGGCCTGAACTGACGCAGCTGTTCAACATGGGCAACCAGGCCAACGGCAGCCAGCAGCAGTCGCTGGCCTCGGCCGTGTTTGCCTACGGCGCCAATATCGACAACGCGGCGGCGCTGGCGCCGGTGATCGAACGCATCGTGCACAAGCACGCGTCCGTGGGCCTGACCCCCGCGCACTACCCGATCGTCGGCCACTACCTGCTGGGCGCCATCTCCGCGGTGCTGGGCGAGGCCGCCACGCCGCCGCTGCTGGCCGCCTGGGACGAGGCCTACTGGCTGCTGGCGGGCGATATGATTGCCGCCGAGGCGCGCCTGTACCAGCGCACCGGTGTCGCCGCCGGCGAACTGACGCCGGTACGCGTGATCCGCCGCGAGGCGCAGGGCGAGCAGGTCGTTGCGCTGACGCTGGCCGCCGCTGACGGCGGGCCGCTGCGCGAATTCCGCCCTGGCCAGTACATCAGCGTCGAGGCACTGCTGGATGACGGTACGCGCCAGCTGCGCCAGTATTCGCTGTCGGGCGAAAGCGGGCTGCCGACCTGGCGCATCTCGGTCAAGCGCGAGGACGGCGACCAGGCCACGCCGGCCGGCGCGGTCTCCGGCTGGCTGCACGCCAACGCCCACGAGGGCACGGAACTGAAGGTAAGCGCGCCGTTCGGCGACTTCACGCCGGCGCTCGATGGCCGCCGCCCGCTGGTGCTGCTGTCGGCCGGGATCGGCATCACGCCGATGCTGTCGGTGCTGCGCACGCTGGCCGCGCAGGGCTCGCAGCGTCAGATCCTGTTCGCCCACGCGGCCCGCAACGGCCGCCATCACGCGCACCGTGCCGACGTGCAATGGGCGCGCGAGCGCCTGCCGCAACTGGCCACGCACGTCAGCTATGAAGCCCCGGAATCTGGCGATGTCGCCGGCCGCGACTACGACCACGCCGGCACCATGCCGCTGACAGAGCTGCTGAGCCAGCCCGACCTGCAGCGCTTTATCGACGGCCGCTTCTACCTGTGCGGACCGCTTGGCTTCATGCAGGCGCTGCGCCATGCGCTGGTCAGCACGGGCGTGCCGGTGGCGCATATCGAGCGCGAGGTGTTCGGGCCCGACCTGCTGGACGACCTGCTCTGA
- a CDS encoding Rrf2 family transcriptional regulator (K13771: nsrR; Rrf2 family transcriptional regulator, nitric oxide-sensitive transcriptional repressor) — MQLTRFSDYALRLLMYVARGDGSRPITIAEVGQQFDISHNHLVKVAARLSKLGWITATRGRHGGLQLGPGAERLTIGTILRELEGHKPIIDCDNPPCALNGNCRLRRALDVAEQAFYRALDDVTLADVTGSQTAESIIRLHRDFLNRRSA, encoded by the coding sequence ATGCAACTGACCCGCTTCTCCGACTATGCGCTGCGCCTGCTGATGTACGTCGCCCGTGGCGACGGCAGCCGACCCATCACCATTGCCGAGGTGGGGCAGCAGTTCGATATCTCGCACAATCACCTGGTCAAGGTGGCGGCGCGGTTGTCGAAGCTGGGCTGGATCACCGCCACGCGCGGCCGCCACGGCGGCCTGCAACTGGGCCCGGGCGCCGAACGGCTGACCATCGGCACCATCCTGCGCGAGCTGGAAGGCCACAAGCCGATCATCGACTGCGACAACCCGCCCTGCGCGCTGAATGGCAACTGCCGGCTGCGGCGCGCGCTGGACGTGGCCGAGCAGGCGTTCTACCGGGCGCTGGACGATGTCACGCTGGCGGATGTCACCGGCAGCCAGACGGCCGAGTCGATCATCCGGCTGCATCGCGATTTCCTGAACCGGCGTTCGGCCTGA
- a CDS encoding general secretion pathway protein G (K02456: gspG; general secretion pathway protein G): MRIFTTRSASPARSASAPVRHARRARGFTLIEIMVVIVILGVLAALVVPKIMSRPDEARIVAARQDISSIMQALKLYRLDNSRYPTTEQGLAALVSKPTTEPVPNNWKGGGYLEKLPKDPWGHPYQYLNPGVRGEIDVFSFGADGQAGGSGNDADIGNWE; encoded by the coding sequence ATGCGCATTTTCACTACCCGTTCCGCCAGCCCTGCCCGTTCTGCATCCGCGCCCGTGCGGCATGCCCGCCGTGCGCGCGGCTTCACCCTGATCGAGATCATGGTGGTGATCGTGATCCTCGGCGTGCTGGCGGCGCTGGTGGTGCCCAAGATCATGAGCCGTCCTGACGAGGCCCGCATCGTGGCCGCGCGTCAGGACATCTCATCGATCATGCAGGCGCTCAAGCTGTACCGGCTCGACAACAGCCGCTACCCGACCACCGAGCAGGGCCTGGCCGCGCTGGTGAGCAAGCCCACCACCGAGCCGGTGCCCAACAACTGGAAGGGCGGCGGGTACCTGGAAAAGCTGCCCAAGGATCCCTGGGGCCATCCGTACCAGTACCTGAACCCGGGCGTGCGCGGCGAGATCGACGTGTTCAGCTTCGGTGCCGACGGCCAGGCCGGCGGCAGCGGCAACGACGCCGATATCGGCAACTGGGAATAA
- a CDS encoding general secretion pathway protein H (K02457: gspH; general secretion pathway protein H), giving the protein MTTAPRPRAPRRRRRGFTLLELLVVMVIAGIVISLVAVNASPNERGRVLDDGQRIARLFELAQEEAQLGARPIAWEGDASGWRFLESTPNGWIPMRTDVFAPGHWRLALDQVIVTEGGRTAGTGGPPRLIFGRELIDAPQRLILVRGDIRVDIASDGSGRYFASTP; this is encoded by the coding sequence ATGACCACGGCCCCGCGCCCCCGCGCTCCCCGTCGGCGGCGCCGGGGCTTCACCCTGCTCGAACTGCTGGTGGTCATGGTGATCGCCGGCATTGTGATTTCCCTGGTGGCCGTCAACGCCTCACCCAATGAGCGGGGCCGCGTGCTGGACGACGGCCAGCGCATCGCGCGGCTGTTCGAGCTGGCGCAGGAAGAGGCGCAGCTGGGCGCGCGCCCGATCGCCTGGGAGGGCGACGCCAGCGGCTGGCGCTTCCTGGAATCGACCCCTAATGGCTGGATCCCGATGCGCACCGACGTGTTCGCCCCGGGCCACTGGCGCCTGGCGCTGGACCAGGTCATCGTCACCGAGGGCGGCCGCACCGCCGGTACCGGCGGCCCGCCCCGGCTGATCTTCGGGCGCGAGCTGATCGACGCCCCGCAGCGGCTGATCCTGGTGCGAGGCGATATCCGCGTGGACATAGCCAGCGACGGCAGCGGGCGCTATTTCGCCAGCACGCCATGA
- a CDS encoding general secretion pathway protein I (K02458: gspI; general secretion pathway protein I) — protein sequence MTRPVMRRRAAGFTLIEVLVALTILAVALTAAMRAMGSMVDASMSLQTRMLAEWSAENHLASLRLSKTWPEPGVSGYACPQGGTPLYCEQSVSATPNPVFRRVEVAVYPSATDKSVRLAWLVTIVPNETRNVL from the coding sequence ATGACCCGACCCGTCATGCGCCGGCGCGCGGCCGGCTTCACGCTGATCGAAGTGCTGGTGGCGCTGACTATCCTGGCGGTCGCGCTGACCGCCGCGATGCGCGCGATGGGCTCGATGGTCGATGCCAGCATGTCACTGCAGACGCGCATGCTGGCGGAATGGAGCGCGGAGAACCACCTGGCCTCGCTACGCCTGTCCAAGACTTGGCCGGAGCCCGGCGTCAGCGGCTACGCCTGCCCGCAGGGCGGCACGCCGCTGTACTGCGAGCAGTCGGTCTCGGCCACGCCCAACCCGGTCTTCCGCCGCGTCGAGGTCGCGGTCTACCCGTCCGCCACCGACAAGTCCGTGCGGCTGGCGTGGCTGGTCACCATCGTCCCCAATGAAACCCGCAACGTGCTCTGA
- a CDS encoding general secretion pathway protein J (K02459: gspJ; general secretion pathway protein J), translating to MLVAITLLAVMAVIGWRALDSLTRSHERLTDHDARLDALKVLYGQFQTDCEHLADPTLLQASPVEIGQNRLLLVRDRRDEGQPPAWQVLSYQLDGNTLLRVAAPPVDNRAALQSAMLALRQTGGTSAAQVRRVLADVDGMSARAWVEPAGWQADTGRIRNVLFSGNAASAVEASAVGAALPNTGVRAVELTIFARMGGGDAPRQFQKICMTGL from the coding sequence ATGCTGGTCGCCATCACGCTGCTGGCGGTGATGGCGGTGATCGGCTGGCGCGCGCTCGACAGCCTGACGCGCAGCCACGAACGGCTCACCGACCACGATGCGCGCCTGGATGCGCTCAAGGTCCTCTACGGCCAGTTCCAGACCGATTGCGAACACCTCGCCGATCCCACGCTGCTGCAAGCCAGCCCGGTCGAGATCGGCCAGAACCGCCTGCTGCTGGTGCGCGACCGGCGCGACGAAGGCCAGCCGCCGGCGTGGCAGGTGCTGTCATACCAGCTCGACGGCAATACCCTGCTGCGCGTGGCCGCGCCGCCGGTAGACAATCGCGCCGCGCTGCAGTCGGCCATGCTGGCGCTGCGCCAGACCGGCGGCACCAGCGCCGCACAGGTGCGGCGCGTGCTGGCCGACGTGGACGGCATGAGCGCGCGCGCATGGGTGGAGCCCGCCGGCTGGCAGGCAGATACCGGGCGCATCCGCAATGTGCTGTTCAGCGGCAACGCCGCCAGTGCTGTGGAGGCCTCGGCCGTTGGCGCCGCCCTGCCCAACACCGGGGTGCGCGCAGTGGAGCTGACCATTTTTGCGCGCATGGGCGGCGGCGACGCGCCGCGGCAGTTCCAGAAGATCTGCATGACCGGGCTATGA
- a CDS encoding general secretion pathway protein K (K02460: gspK; general secretion pathway protein K), whose product MSHALRRSPRSLPWARRQRGAAVVTALLMVTLAVVVVSGMLWRQQVQIRAIENQRLLAQATWIERAAVDWARLILRDDQRRTNVDELGEPWAVPIAETRLSDFLGASLRTDVAGETSFLSGRILDAQARFNLANLVIWTASGAEGGRIASIDQPAQAAYRRLLQTVGLNPALAETTARYMLQAAQGGSSDGRAAPRPLDSVQGLLALPGYTPEMVAVLEPFVTVLPERTLVNANTAEAEVLAAVIDKLPVERARELVRQRDRAYFNNISNLQTQLSSLAPQADTSNLGNMLDVRTHYFLVYGLVRHERASRLQVSLVFRGEPLGATNTTRVVWIQDADRLPVLR is encoded by the coding sequence ATGAGCCACGCCCTCCGCCGCTCCCCTCGCTCCCTGCCCTGGGCCCGCCGCCAGCGCGGCGCCGCCGTGGTCACCGCACTGCTGATGGTGACGCTGGCCGTGGTGGTGGTGTCGGGCATGCTGTGGCGCCAGCAGGTGCAGATCCGCGCTATCGAGAACCAGCGGCTGCTGGCCCAGGCCACCTGGATCGAGCGCGCCGCGGTGGACTGGGCGCGCCTGATCCTGCGCGACGACCAGCGCCGCACCAATGTCGACGAACTGGGCGAGCCCTGGGCCGTGCCGATCGCCGAGACCCGGCTGTCGGACTTCCTCGGCGCGTCGCTGCGCACCGATGTCGCCGGCGAGACTTCGTTCCTGTCGGGCCGTATTCTCGATGCGCAGGCACGCTTCAACCTGGCCAACCTGGTGATATGGACCGCCAGCGGCGCGGAGGGCGGCCGCATTGCCTCGATCGACCAGCCCGCGCAGGCGGCCTACCGCCGGCTGCTGCAGACCGTGGGCCTGAACCCGGCGCTGGCCGAGACCACCGCGCGCTACATGCTGCAAGCCGCCCAGGGCGGCAGCAGCGACGGGCGCGCCGCGCCGCGCCCGCTGGACAGCGTGCAGGGCCTGCTGGCGCTGCCCGGCTATACGCCCGAGATGGTGGCGGTGCTGGAGCCCTTCGTCACGGTGTTGCCCGAGCGCACGCTGGTCAACGCCAATACCGCCGAGGCCGAGGTGCTGGCCGCCGTAATCGACAAGCTGCCCGTGGAGCGCGCGCGCGAGCTGGTGCGCCAGCGCGACCGCGCCTACTTCAACAACATCAGCAACCTGCAGACGCAGCTTTCTTCCTTGGCCCCGCAGGCGGATACCAGCAACCTGGGCAATATGCTCGACGTCCGCACCCACTATTTCCTGGTCTACGGACTGGTGCGCCATGAACGCGCCAGCCGGCTGCAGGTGTCGCTAGTGTTCCGCGGCGAGCCGCTGGGCGCCACCAACACCACCCGCGTGGTCTGGATCCAGGATGCGGACAGGCTGCCGGTTCTGCGCTGA
- a CDS encoding general secretion pathway protein L (K02461: gspL; general secretion pathway protein L), translating to MSTTLYVRLPHRPHDQPQPWQFGALPFALVRTAAAAAVGSARRGEARTAPEVLREGHARIAELPAAERLVLILAASDVLLTTASVPPLPPARLKLALPNLIEDALATDAQPCHVGVGPVLDGSAPARGPRRRLLMVADRAWLRAVLDAFAEHRHRRRHVLAAQLCMPLVPPEASPAEPSLAPAAEAAAPETTPAQPATLVVEAAAGAFAQSGELLDPAAVAAAPAAPAPARQWQLTVRTGEHAGYGLLLGDDALAAWQALAPAGTWYADAEAAATAPVPELRQASRTGWRLWIEGAQECLREPALDLAQFEFAQGRADRWNLAAWRLPLALLAGIVLVQVLGMNIHWLLLRREQQRLETAQLQTLRGTFPQIQTVLDAPLQMRREVEQLRTASGRSTPEDFLPLADRFAQAARRLPPDALQGLEYRGRMLLVTLKPGTDIAGLRGAARQAGLQMEEDKTGGAVSGTATSAGSPVTPGSRWAVRPGL from the coding sequence TTGAGCACCACCCTGTACGTCCGCCTGCCGCATCGGCCGCATGACCAGCCGCAACCGTGGCAGTTCGGCGCCCTGCCGTTCGCGCTGGTGCGCACGGCCGCCGCCGCGGCGGTCGGGTCCGCACGGCGCGGGGAGGCTCGCACGGCACCGGAAGTGTTGCGCGAAGGCCACGCCCGCATCGCCGAGCTGCCCGCGGCCGAGCGCCTGGTGCTGATCCTGGCCGCCAGCGACGTACTGCTGACCACCGCCAGCGTGCCGCCGCTACCGCCCGCGCGTTTGAAACTGGCACTGCCGAACCTGATCGAGGATGCGCTCGCCACCGACGCGCAGCCCTGCCATGTCGGCGTGGGGCCGGTGCTGGACGGCAGTGCCCCCGCGCGCGGCCCGCGCCGGCGGCTGCTGATGGTGGCCGACCGCGCCTGGCTGCGTGCCGTGCTCGACGCCTTTGCCGAACACCGCCATCGCCGCCGTCACGTGCTGGCCGCGCAATTGTGCATGCCGCTGGTCCCGCCGGAAGCCTCCCCGGCCGAGCCGTCGCTGGCGCCGGCCGCCGAAGCTGCGGCACCCGAGACCACGCCGGCGCAGCCGGCGACCCTGGTGGTCGAAGCCGCCGCAGGCGCTTTCGCGCAGAGTGGCGAGCTGCTGGACCCCGCCGCCGTTGCCGCCGCGCCGGCCGCACCAGCCCCGGCGCGCCAGTGGCAGCTGACCGTGCGCACCGGCGAGCATGCCGGCTACGGCCTGCTGCTGGGCGACGACGCGCTGGCCGCCTGGCAGGCCCTGGCGCCGGCGGGCACCTGGTACGCCGATGCCGAAGCCGCCGCCACCGCCCCGGTGCCCGAGCTGCGCCAAGCCTCCCGTACCGGCTGGCGCCTGTGGATCGAAGGCGCACAGGAATGCCTGCGCGAGCCGGCGCTGGACCTGGCGCAGTTCGAGTTCGCACAGGGCCGCGCCGACCGCTGGAACCTGGCCGCCTGGCGCTTGCCGCTGGCGCTGCTGGCCGGCATCGTGCTGGTGCAGGTGCTGGGCATGAATATCCACTGGCTGCTGCTGCGCCGCGAGCAGCAGCGCCTGGAAACCGCGCAGCTGCAGACGCTGCGCGGCACCTTCCCGCAGATCCAGACGGTGCTGGACGCGCCGCTGCAGATGCGCCGCGAGGTCGAGCAGCTGCGCACAGCCAGCGGGCGCAGCACGCCCGAGGACTTCCTGCCGCTGGCGGACCGCTTCGCCCAGGCCGCGCGCCGCCTGCCGCCCGACGCGCTGCAGGGGCTGGAATACCGCGGCCGCATGCTGTTGGTCACGCTCAAGCCGGGCACCGACATCGCCGGGCTGCGCGGCGCCGCACGCCAGGCCGGACTGCAAATGGAAGAGGACAAGACCGGCGGCGCAGTCAGTGGTACCGCCACCAGCGCGGGCAGCCCCGTGACGCCAGGCTCGCGCTGGGCCGTCAGGCCGGGCCTGTAA